One genomic region from Cellulomonas hominis encodes:
- a CDS encoding MFS transporter — translation MTALNAYARLFRLAGPAYVLVAFLGRLPMAMAQLGTLLLVSTATGTYGLGGLAAGSLAVANAIGAPVAGGLADRYGQRPVVLVQSLAGAVALTSLTLLADAGAGGAALVAVAAVTGLALPQVGPLARVRWRPITAGTGIEQRRLVDAAFSYEGAVDEASFAIGPALVGVVAVALSPAGALLTAAALLAVFGTAFALHPTARRTASGPHARVAGRLITPAFAVLVVAQSAVGILFGATQTGTTVLATQAGQPGLAGLIHAVLGVGSAAAGIGTAFIPARVPQERRVLVAAAAMVALSWPLLLVGTLPALTAAVAVLGFAIAPYMIGVFSLGERVVPAGRTGAAMTALASATGVGYALGSSIAGRLADVSGHTAAFAVTVTATVLALVLAATQQRRLAAAVRAVTAGADAPAEPAEPVAAGR, via the coding sequence GTGACCGCCCTGAACGCCTACGCCCGCCTGTTCCGCCTGGCCGGGCCCGCCTACGTCCTCGTCGCCTTCCTCGGCCGGCTGCCCATGGCCATGGCCCAGCTCGGCACCCTGCTGCTCGTCTCCACGGCGACCGGCACCTACGGCCTCGGCGGGCTCGCCGCCGGGAGCCTCGCCGTCGCGAACGCGATCGGCGCCCCCGTCGCCGGCGGGCTGGCCGACCGGTACGGGCAGCGGCCCGTCGTCCTCGTGCAGTCCCTGGCCGGCGCCGTCGCGCTGACCTCCCTGACCCTGCTCGCGGACGCCGGTGCGGGCGGCGCGGCCCTCGTCGCGGTCGCCGCCGTCACCGGGCTCGCGCTGCCGCAGGTCGGGCCGCTGGCCCGCGTGCGCTGGCGGCCGATCACCGCCGGCACCGGCATCGAGCAGCGCCGCCTGGTCGACGCCGCGTTCTCCTACGAGGGCGCGGTCGACGAGGCGTCGTTCGCGATCGGCCCGGCCCTCGTGGGCGTGGTCGCCGTCGCCCTGTCCCCCGCGGGCGCGCTGCTCACCGCCGCCGCGCTGCTCGCCGTGTTCGGGACGGCGTTCGCCCTGCACCCCACCGCCCGGCGCACCGCGTCGGGCCCGCACGCCCGCGTCGCCGGCCGCCTGATCACCCCGGCGTTCGCGGTGCTGGTCGTCGCGCAGTCCGCGGTCGGCATCCTGTTCGGCGCCACCCAGACCGGCACCACCGTGCTCGCCACCCAGGCCGGGCAGCCGGGGCTCGCGGGGTTGATCCACGCCGTCCTCGGGGTCGGCAGCGCCGCGGCCGGCATCGGGACCGCGTTCATCCCCGCGCGCGTCCCGCAGGAGCGGCGCGTCCTGGTCGCCGCCGCGGCGATGGTCGCGCTGTCCTGGCCGCTGCTGCTGGTCGGCACGCTGCCCGCGCTGACAGCGGCCGTCGCGGTGCTCGGGTTCGCGATCGCGCCGTACATGATCGGCGTGTTCTCCCTGGGCGAGCGGGTCGTCCCCGCCGGCCGCACCGGCGCCGCGATGACCGCACTGGCCTCGGCGACCGGCGTCGGGTACGCGCTCGGGTCGAGCATCGCGGGGCGGCTCGCGGACGTCTCCGGGCACACCGCCGCGTTCGCGGTCACCGTGACGGCCACGGTCCTGGCGCTCGTGCTCGCGGCGACGCAGCAGCGGCGGCTCGCGGCGGCGGTCCGCGCCGTGACGGCTGGCGCGGACGCGCCGGCGGAGCCCGCGGAGCCGGTCGCGGCCGGGCGCTGA
- a CDS encoding ferritin-like fold-containing protein, translated as MTEAAHGTQSHAPGPDAADTVELLGLVAHLQHVAFGRLAEDARVAPTTAQQLELSRLAAAAVTRRDRVLARVVELGGDPERGLGAYARLLEDFDSRTQPSTWWERLLRSYVADGVSDDFCRIAAAAVDPESRVLLEEVLDDAAHANLAVGELEAAGAQDEVLVSRLALWGRRLVGEALGVVQQAMSAHPGLGRLVTRRGAEAAAQAESPEPAAAAAEAEDLAAPAKLFGELTAEHTRRMSRLGLTA; from the coding sequence ATGACCGAGGCCGCTCACGGAACCCAGTCGCACGCCCCCGGCCCCGACGCCGCCGACACCGTCGAGCTGCTCGGGCTGGTCGCGCACCTGCAGCACGTCGCGTTCGGCCGGCTCGCCGAGGACGCGCGGGTCGCCCCGACCACCGCGCAGCAGCTCGAGCTCAGCCGGCTCGCCGCCGCGGCCGTGACCCGGCGGGACCGCGTGCTCGCCCGCGTCGTCGAGCTGGGCGGCGACCCCGAGCGCGGCCTGGGCGCGTACGCCCGGCTGCTCGAGGACTTCGACTCCCGCACCCAGCCGAGCACGTGGTGGGAGCGGCTGCTGCGGTCCTACGTGGCCGACGGGGTGTCCGACGACTTCTGCCGGATCGCCGCCGCGGCGGTGGACCCGGAGTCCCGCGTGCTGCTGGAGGAGGTCCTGGACGACGCCGCGCACGCGAACCTCGCGGTCGGCGAGCTCGAGGCGGCCGGCGCGCAGGACGAGGTGCTGGTGTCCCGGCTCGCGCTGTGGGGCCGCCGGCTGGTCGGCGAGGCGCTGGGCGTCGTGCAGCAGGCCATGTCCGCGCACCCGGGCCTGGGCCGGCTGGTGACGCGGCGCGGTGCCGAGGCCGCCGCGCAGGCCGAGTCCCCCGAGCCCGCCGCGGCCGCGGCCGAGGCCGAGGACCTCGCCGCCCCGGCGAAGCTGTTCGGCGAGCTCACCGCGGAGCACACCCGGCGCATGTCCCGGCTCGGTCTCACCGCCTGA
- a CDS encoding general stress protein gives MSFTGARVPRTPTLPQGETVASYGTYLEAQRAVDHLSDRQFPVQLVTIVGTDLKMVERVTGRLTYARVAMGGFGSGAWFGVFVGLLFMLTSNNAGILLTAVLVGGGFGLLFSVILYSFTGGKRDFTSQSQIVASQYAVLCQREKADDARLLLRELGGVRAGAPTPVPPAAPFGARPSDPTGTYPVAPAAPPAPAQPGEPVQPRYGQLAPQPAQPPAEPRYGQLAPQQPQPPASPEPPAAEPPTGPAPDKQD, from the coding sequence ATGTCGTTCACCGGAGCCCGCGTCCCCCGCACGCCCACGCTGCCGCAGGGCGAGACCGTCGCGTCCTACGGCACCTACCTCGAGGCGCAGCGGGCGGTGGACCACCTGTCCGACCGGCAGTTCCCGGTGCAGCTCGTGACGATCGTCGGCACCGACCTCAAGATGGTCGAGCGGGTCACCGGGCGGCTCACCTACGCGCGCGTCGCGATGGGCGGGTTCGGGTCCGGGGCGTGGTTCGGCGTGTTCGTCGGCCTGCTCTTCATGCTGACGAGCAACAACGCGGGGATCCTGCTGACCGCGGTCCTCGTCGGCGGCGGGTTCGGCCTGCTGTTCTCGGTGATCCTCTACTCGTTCACCGGCGGCAAGCGGGACTTCACGTCGCAGAGCCAGATCGTCGCGTCGCAGTACGCGGTGCTGTGCCAGCGGGAGAAGGCGGACGACGCGCGGCTGCTGCTGCGCGAGCTCGGCGGCGTCCGCGCCGGCGCGCCGACGCCGGTGCCGCCGGCCGCGCCGTTCGGGGCGCGGCCGTCCGACCCGACCGGGACGTACCCGGTCGCCCCGGCCGCCCCGCCCGCGCCCGCGCAGCCGGGCGAGCCGGTGCAGCCGCGGTACGGCCAGCTCGCCCCGCAGCCCGCGCAGCCGCCGGCCGAGCCGCGGTACGGCCAGCTCGCGCCGCAGCAGCCGCAGCCGCCCGCCTCGCCGGAGCCGCCGGCCGCCGAGCCGCCGACGGGCCCGGCGCCCGACAAGCAGGACTGA
- a CDS encoding DUF1003 domain-containing protein has protein sequence MPERLDTPKASRRQLLPRLQEDAFGKVSEGIARFMGTPRFLLWLSLFCIAWLVWNSWGPEHLRFDSAANGFTALTLMLSLQASYSAPLILLAQNRQTDRDRVQAEQDRQRAERNLADTEFLAREMAALRIALSEVATRDFVRSELRNLLEELAEERAAAEEDEPDRARGTGERVARDTA, from the coding sequence GTGCCTGAGCGCCTCGACACCCCGAAGGCCTCCCGCCGCCAGCTGCTGCCGCGCCTCCAGGAGGACGCCTTCGGCAAGGTCTCCGAGGGCATCGCCCGGTTCATGGGCACGCCGCGGTTCCTGCTGTGGCTGAGCCTGTTCTGCATCGCGTGGCTGGTGTGGAACTCGTGGGGCCCGGAGCACCTGCGGTTCGACTCCGCGGCCAACGGGTTCACCGCGCTGACCCTCATGCTGTCGCTGCAGGCGTCGTACTCCGCGCCGCTCATCCTGCTCGCGCAGAACCGGCAGACCGACCGGGACCGCGTCCAGGCCGAGCAGGACCGGCAGCGCGCCGAGCGGAACCTCGCCGACACCGAGTTCCTCGCCCGCGAGATGGCCGCCCTGCGCATCGCCCTGTCCGAGGTCGCGACCCGCGACTTCGTGCGGTCGGAGCTGCGCAACCTGCTGGAGGAGCTGGCCGAGGAGCGCGCGGCCGCCGAGGAGGACGAGCCGGACCGCGCCCGGGGCACGGGCGAGCGCGTCGCGCGCGACACCGCCTGA
- a CDS encoding aminopeptidase P family protein: MATEPTPESSPAHAQDEQTLADRGQNRSQRPSSAAFLEWVTSGWAERPASTAVPADVAPFTAVRRARLAERFPGERLVVPAGAYKVRSNDTDYRFRPHSGFAHLTGLGGEQEPDAVLVLHPAADGEGDELPDGTRSTHRAVLYMRPLAGRDTEEFFSDARYGEFWVGPRPTLEDMQTVTGIRTAHSDDLRDALAKDVGTDGIRLLVVPEVDEAVEAVVEEIRATEDAGERDAALVEALSELRLVKDEHEVGELRRAVAATVEGFETVVRRLPEAVAHRRGERVIEGTFLSQARVEGNYVGYETIAAAGTHATTLHWTDNDGQVREGELVLIDAGVEVDSLYTADITRTLPVDGTFTDAQRRVYQAVLDAADAAFAVAVPGARFRDVHAAAMEVVAARLDEWGMLPVSAAESLDPEGQQHRRWMVHGTSHHLGLDVHDCAQARREMYLDAVLEPGMVFTIEPGLYFQADDLRVPEELRGIGVRIEDDVLVTADGNENLSAALPRRPEDVEAWMAGLLGR; the protein is encoded by the coding sequence ATGGCCACCGAACCCACGCCCGAGTCCTCCCCCGCGCACGCGCAGGACGAGCAGACCCTCGCCGACCGCGGCCAGAACCGCAGCCAGCGCCCGTCCTCCGCCGCCTTCCTGGAGTGGGTGACGTCCGGCTGGGCGGAGCGCCCGGCGAGCACGGCGGTGCCCGCCGACGTCGCGCCGTTCACCGCGGTGCGCCGCGCGCGGCTCGCGGAGCGGTTCCCGGGCGAGCGCCTGGTCGTCCCCGCGGGCGCGTACAAGGTGCGCTCGAACGACACGGACTACCGGTTCCGCCCGCACTCGGGGTTCGCGCACCTGACCGGCCTGGGCGGCGAGCAGGAGCCGGACGCGGTGCTCGTGCTGCACCCGGCGGCGGACGGCGAGGGCGACGAGCTCCCCGACGGCACACGGTCCACGCACCGCGCGGTGCTCTACATGCGGCCGCTGGCCGGGCGGGACACCGAGGAGTTCTTCTCGGACGCCCGGTACGGCGAGTTCTGGGTCGGCCCCCGCCCGACGCTCGAGGACATGCAGACCGTCACGGGCATCCGCACCGCGCACAGCGACGACCTGCGGGACGCCCTGGCCAAGGACGTCGGCACCGACGGCATCCGGCTGCTCGTGGTCCCCGAGGTCGACGAGGCGGTGGAGGCCGTGGTCGAGGAGATCCGCGCCACGGAGGACGCCGGCGAGCGCGACGCCGCGCTGGTGGAGGCGCTGTCGGAGCTGCGCCTGGTCAAGGACGAGCACGAGGTCGGCGAGCTGCGCCGCGCGGTGGCCGCGACGGTCGAGGGCTTCGAGACCGTCGTGCGCCGGCTGCCGGAGGCGGTCGCGCACCGCCGCGGCGAGCGCGTCATCGAGGGCACGTTCCTGTCCCAGGCCCGCGTCGAGGGCAACTACGTCGGCTACGAGACGATCGCCGCGGCCGGCACGCACGCCACCACGCTGCACTGGACGGACAACGACGGCCAGGTCCGCGAGGGCGAGCTCGTGCTGATCGACGCCGGCGTCGAGGTCGACTCGCTCTACACCGCCGACATCACCCGCACGCTCCCCGTGGACGGCACGTTCACGGACGCGCAGCGCCGGGTGTACCAGGCCGTGCTGGACGCCGCGGACGCCGCGTTCGCGGTCGCCGTGCCGGGGGCGCGGTTCCGGGACGTGCACGCGGCGGCCATGGAGGTCGTCGCCGCCCGTCTCGACGAGTGGGGCATGCTCCCGGTGTCCGCCGCCGAGTCGCTCGACCCCGAGGGCCAGCAGCACCGCCGGTGGATGGTGCACGGCACCAGCCACCACCTCGGCCTCGACGTGCACGACTGCGCCCAGGCGCGCCGCGAGATGTACCTGGACGCGGTGCTGGAGCCCGGCATGGTGTTCACGATCGAGCCGGGCCTGTACTTCCAGGCGGACGACCTGCGGGTCCCCGAGGAGCTGCGCGGCATCGGCGTGCGGATCGAGGACGACGTGCTCGTGACCGCGGACGGGAACGAGAACCTGTCGGCCGCGCTGCCCCGCCGGCCGGAGGACGTCGAGGCCTGGATGGCGGGGCTGCTCGGGCGCTGA
- a CDS encoding DEAD/DEAH box helicase codes for MTSTEPTVLPEDVVADTVDVPTAASVQAADVTFADFDVRPEIVAALADAGITTPFPIQAMTLPVALSGHDIIGQAKTGTGKTLGFGVPLLHRVVAPDEEGFDALPAPGKPQALVVVPTRELAVQVAGDLETASRRRSVRVALLYGGRAYEPQIEMLNRGVEVVVGTPGRMIDLMNQGHLDLSRVKCVVLDEADEMLDLGFLPDVEKLLARTPASRHTMLFSATMPGAVVAMARRYMTQPTHIRASEPDDAGKTVKNIKQVVYRAHALDKVEVLARLLQAEGRGLTIVFARTKRTAAKVADELIERGFAAGALHGDLGQGAREQALRAFRNGKVDVLVATDVAARGIDVDDVTHVVNYQCPEDEKTYLHRTGRTGRAGHKGTAVTFVDWDDVPRWGLIDKALELGFPEPQETYSSSPHLFTDLGIPEGTTGRLPRSKRTREGLDAEAIEDLGETGKRHSSGRGDRDGGRGERGRSGGSEAREGREGGRSRNRRRGSGSGDRPAEAGAEPATGPAVGATGPDEAGAAPRRRRNRRRTRGGRPAGDAPEAPAEG; via the coding sequence GTGACCTCGACCGAACCCACCGTCCTCCCCGAGGACGTCGTCGCCGACACCGTCGACGTGCCCACCGCCGCGTCCGTCCAGGCCGCCGACGTGACCTTCGCGGACTTCGACGTCCGCCCGGAGATCGTCGCCGCCCTCGCCGACGCCGGCATCACCACCCCGTTCCCCATCCAGGCGATGACCCTGCCCGTGGCGCTGTCCGGCCACGACATCATCGGCCAGGCCAAGACCGGCACCGGCAAGACGCTCGGCTTCGGCGTCCCGCTGCTGCACCGCGTCGTCGCGCCGGACGAGGAGGGCTTCGACGCCCTGCCCGCGCCGGGCAAGCCGCAGGCCCTCGTCGTCGTCCCGACCCGCGAGCTCGCGGTGCAGGTGGCCGGCGACCTGGAGACCGCGTCGAGGCGCCGGTCCGTGCGCGTCGCCCTGCTGTACGGCGGCCGCGCCTACGAGCCGCAGATCGAGATGCTGAACCGCGGCGTCGAGGTGGTCGTCGGCACGCCGGGCCGCATGATCGACCTGATGAACCAGGGCCACCTGGACCTGTCCCGCGTCAAGTGCGTCGTGCTGGACGAGGCCGACGAGATGCTCGACCTCGGCTTCCTGCCCGACGTCGAGAAGCTGCTGGCCCGCACCCCCGCGTCCCGGCACACCATGCTGTTCTCGGCCACCATGCCGGGCGCCGTCGTCGCGATGGCGCGCCGCTACATGACCCAGCCGACGCACATCCGCGCCAGCGAGCCGGACGACGCGGGCAAGACCGTCAAGAACATCAAGCAGGTCGTCTACCGCGCGCACGCCCTCGACAAGGTCGAGGTGCTCGCCCGCCTGCTGCAGGCCGAGGGCCGCGGCCTGACCATCGTGTTCGCCCGCACCAAGCGCACCGCCGCGAAGGTCGCGGACGAGCTCATCGAGCGCGGGTTCGCCGCCGGTGCGCTGCACGGCGACCTCGGCCAGGGCGCCCGCGAGCAGGCGCTGCGCGCGTTCCGCAACGGCAAGGTCGACGTCCTGGTCGCCACCGACGTCGCCGCCCGCGGCATCGACGTCGACGACGTGACCCACGTCGTGAACTACCAGTGCCCCGAGGACGAGAAGACCTACCTGCACCGCACCGGCCGCACCGGCCGCGCCGGGCACAAGGGCACCGCCGTGACGTTCGTCGACTGGGACGACGTGCCGCGCTGGGGCCTCATCGACAAGGCCCTCGAACTCGGGTTCCCGGAGCCGCAGGAGACCTACTCCAGCTCGCCGCACCTGTTCACGGACCTCGGCATCCCCGAGGGCACGACGGGCCGGCTGCCCCGCTCGAAGCGCACCCGCGAGGGCCTGGACGCCGAGGCGATCGAGGACCTCGGCGAGACCGGCAAGCGCCACTCCTCCGGTCGCGGCGACCGCGACGGCGGGCGTGGCGAGCGCGGGCGCTCCGGCGGGTCCGAGGCGCGCGAGGGCCGCGAGGGCGGGCGCTCCCGCAACCGCCGCCGCGGCTCGGGCTCCGGCGACCGCCCGGCCGAGGCCGGCGCCGAGCCCGCCACCGGCCCGGCCGTGGGTGCCACGGGTCCCGACGAGGCCGGCGCCGCGCCGCGCCGCCGCCGGAACCGCCGTCGCACCCGCGGGGGCCGTCCCGCGGGCGACGCCCCGGAGGCCCCGGCCGAGGGCTGA
- a CDS encoding PHP domain-containing protein, producing MRIDLHTHSSASDGTEPPAGVVAAAAAAGLDVVALTDHDTTAGWDEASAAAREHGIALVPGTEVSALSRGVSVHLLSYLQDPADPALADVIARTRDARLHRGRAIVERLAQDLPITWDDVVAQQAPGTVVGRPHIADALVALGVVPDRSAAFADLLSARGRYYVPYYAPEATEAVEAIRASGGVPVFAHPGADGRGRIVPDAVIAELADAGLAGLEVHHRDHGPEQRARLTALADRLGLLVTGSSDYHGTGKENLLGENTTAPDALAEIERQGRVAVVGR from the coding sequence GTGCGCATCGACCTCCACACCCACTCGTCGGCCTCGGACGGGACCGAGCCGCCCGCGGGCGTGGTGGCCGCGGCGGCCGCCGCGGGCCTCGACGTCGTGGCGCTCACCGACCACGACACGACCGCCGGGTGGGACGAGGCGTCCGCCGCCGCGCGGGAGCACGGCATCGCCCTGGTGCCCGGCACCGAGGTGTCGGCGCTGTCCCGCGGCGTGAGCGTGCACCTGCTGTCCTACCTGCAGGACCCGGCCGACCCGGCGCTCGCGGACGTGATCGCGCGGACCCGGGACGCACGGCTGCACCGCGGGCGGGCGATCGTCGAGCGGCTCGCGCAGGACCTGCCGATCACCTGGGACGACGTCGTCGCGCAGCAGGCGCCCGGCACCGTCGTCGGCCGCCCGCACATCGCCGACGCCCTCGTCGCCCTCGGCGTGGTGCCCGACCGCTCCGCCGCGTTCGCCGACCTGCTGTCCGCGCGCGGCCGGTACTACGTGCCGTACTACGCCCCGGAGGCGACCGAGGCCGTCGAGGCGATCCGCGCGTCCGGCGGTGTGCCCGTGTTCGCGCACCCGGGCGCCGACGGGCGCGGCCGGATCGTGCCCGACGCGGTGATCGCGGAGCTCGCCGACGCCGGCCTCGCGGGGCTGGAGGTGCACCACCGCGACCACGGCCCCGAGCAGCGCGCCCGGCTGACCGCGCTCGCGGACCGGCTGGGGCTGCTCGTCACCGGGTCCAGCGACTACCACGGCACCGGCAAGGAGAACCTGCTGGGCGAGAACACCACCGCCCCGGACGCGCTCGCGGAGATCGAGCGTCAGGGCAGGGTCGCGGTGGTGGGACGATGA
- a CDS encoding DUF3107 domain-containing protein, whose amino-acid sequence MDITIGVQNLPRELVIESDQTADEVTAAVTAALTGKPVLELVDTRGRRVVVPSASIGYVEIGTESKGRVGFGAI is encoded by the coding sequence GTGGACATCACGATCGGGGTGCAGAACCTGCCGCGCGAGCTGGTGATCGAGTCGGACCAGACCGCCGACGAGGTCACCGCCGCCGTCACCGCGGCCCTCACCGGCAAGCCGGTCCTCGAGCTGGTCGACACCCGGGGCCGGCGCGTCGTCGTGCCGTCCGCGTCGATCGGCTACGTCGAGATCGGCACGGAGTCGAAGGGCCGGGTCGGCTTCGGCGCGATCTGA
- a CDS encoding oxygenase MpaB family protein has product MTPTTGTLRGRLGGELFARVAGPRGAQVRERIHGTPGPRWFGPDDAIRRVHGDASMFVGGLTALLLQSWHPLAMAAVAAHSGYRGDPWGRLQRTSTFLAVTTFGTAEHAQQAVDTVRAIHDRVRGVTADGLPYAASDPHLLEWVHLTEAHAFLTAHQRYGAHPLDAAGCDAYVAQGARVGRALGALDLPDTVAGLRARLDGYLPELRGTPEAREAAEFLLADPPVPVPVRLPYAVLAAASIGLLPRAARAPLGLPDRPRLDATLARAGGHAVTRAVRWALATTPPPPTADAAG; this is encoded by the coding sequence GTGACCCCCACGACCGGCACCCTGCGCGGGCGGCTCGGTGGCGAGCTGTTCGCCCGGGTCGCCGGCCCGCGCGGCGCCCAGGTGCGCGAGCGGATCCACGGCACGCCCGGCCCCCGCTGGTTCGGCCCCGACGACGCCATCCGCCGCGTGCACGGCGACGCGTCGATGTTCGTCGGGGGGCTCACCGCGCTGCTCCTGCAGTCCTGGCACCCGCTCGCGATGGCCGCCGTCGCCGCGCACTCCGGCTACCGCGGCGACCCCTGGGGCCGGCTGCAGCGCACCAGCACCTTCCTCGCCGTGACGACGTTCGGCACCGCCGAGCACGCCCAGCAGGCCGTCGACACCGTCCGGGCGATCCACGACCGGGTGCGAGGGGTGACCGCGGACGGGCTGCCGTACGCCGCGTCCGACCCGCACCTGCTCGAGTGGGTGCACCTCACCGAGGCGCACGCGTTCCTCACCGCGCACCAGCGGTACGGCGCCCACCCGCTCGACGCCGCCGGCTGCGACGCCTACGTCGCCCAGGGCGCCCGCGTCGGCCGGGCCCTCGGCGCGCTCGACCTGCCGGACACCGTGGCGGGCCTCCGGGCGCGGCTCGACGGCTACCTGCCCGAGCTCCGCGGGACGCCCGAGGCCCGGGAGGCCGCGGAGTTCCTGCTTGCCGACCCGCCCGTGCCCGTCCCCGTGCGGCTGCCGTACGCCGTGCTCGCGGCGGCCTCGATCGGGCTGCTGCCGCGGGCGGCCCGGGCGCCGCTGGGGCTGCCGGACCGGCCCCGCCTGGACGCGACCCTGGCCCGCGCCGGCGGGCACGCGGTCACCCGCGCGGTGCGCTGGGCCCTCGCGACGACGCCCCCGCCGCCGACGGCGGACGCCGCGGGCTGA
- a CDS encoding magnesium transporter MgtE N-terminal domain-containing protein, which yields MSGPGTRVFVARLAGTSVFDPIGDQVGRVRDVVVLLRPKGAPRAVGLVVEVPGRRRVFVPLTRVTAIDAGQVISTGLVNMRRFEQRPFETLVVGELFDRTVRLADGTGHATVEDVAIERQRNGDWLVSKVFVRKHRPGRGGLLRRRGEPELLDIEEIAGLARTSADQGAALLLAQYDELKPADLADVLHDLTTTRRLEVAAAMDNERLADVLEELPEDDQVAILSGLERARAADVLEAMQPDDAADLLGELPDDQAAELLELMEPEEARDVRRLLAYEENTAGGLMTTEPVVLGPETPIAAALAHVRRRDLTPALASMVFVVRPPLETPTGRFIGVVHLQRLLREPPHEAIGTAVDTDIEPVTADAPLLAVTRRMATYDLLAIPVVDGERRLLGAVSVDDVLDHLLPEDWRETDEEVPPTTGAVPVVSPSAPRPVPRGGRRA from the coding sequence GTGAGCGGCCCCGGGACCCGAGTGTTCGTCGCGCGGCTCGCCGGGACCTCCGTCTTCGACCCCATCGGCGACCAGGTCGGGCGGGTGCGCGACGTCGTCGTCCTGCTGCGCCCCAAGGGCGCCCCGCGGGCCGTCGGCCTGGTCGTGGAGGTGCCGGGGCGGCGCCGGGTGTTCGTCCCGCTGACCCGGGTCACGGCGATCGACGCGGGCCAGGTGATCTCCACCGGGCTGGTGAACATGCGCCGCTTCGAGCAGCGCCCGTTCGAGACGCTCGTGGTCGGCGAGCTGTTCGACCGCACCGTCCGGCTCGCGGACGGCACCGGGCACGCGACCGTCGAGGACGTCGCCATCGAGCGGCAGCGCAACGGCGACTGGCTGGTGTCCAAGGTGTTCGTGCGCAAGCACCGCCCGGGCCGCGGCGGGCTGCTGCGCCGGCGGGGCGAGCCCGAGCTGCTGGACATCGAGGAGATCGCGGGCCTCGCGCGGACGTCCGCCGACCAGGGCGCCGCGCTCCTGCTCGCGCAGTACGACGAGCTCAAGCCCGCCGACCTCGCCGACGTCCTGCACGACCTCACGACCACGCGGCGGCTCGAGGTGGCCGCGGCGATGGACAACGAGCGGCTCGCCGACGTCCTCGAGGAGCTCCCGGAGGACGACCAGGTCGCGATCCTGTCCGGCCTGGAGCGCGCCCGCGCCGCCGACGTCCTCGAGGCCATGCAGCCCGACGACGCGGCCGACCTGCTCGGCGAGCTGCCCGACGACCAGGCGGCCGAGCTGCTCGAGCTCATGGAGCCGGAGGAGGCCCGCGACGTCCGCCGGCTGCTGGCCTACGAGGAGAACACCGCGGGCGGCCTGATGACGACCGAGCCGGTGGTCCTCGGCCCGGAGACCCCGATCGCCGCGGCGCTCGCGCACGTGCGGCGTCGCGACCTCACCCCCGCCCTGGCGTCGATGGTGTTCGTCGTGCGGCCCCCGCTCGAGACCCCCACCGGCCGGTTCATCGGCGTCGTGCACCTGCAGCGCCTGCTGCGCGAGCCCCCGCACGAGGCGATCGGCACCGCCGTGGACACCGACATCGAGCCGGTCACCGCGGACGCGCCCCTGCTGGCGGTCACGCGGCGGATGGCGACCTACGACCTGCTGGCCATCCCGGTCGTGGACGGCGAGCGCCGCCTGCTCGGGGCGGTCAGCGTCGACGACGTGCTGGACCACCTGCTGCCCGAGGACTGGCGCGAGACCGACGAGGAGGTGCCGCCGACGACCGGCGCGGTCCCCGTGGTCAGCCCGTCCGCCCCGCGTCCCGTCCCGAGGGGAGGCCGTCGTGCCTGA
- a CDS encoding MarC family protein — translation MSTVLDWRLLSEVFITLFVIMDPPGTVPIFLGLTGAMTRLQRNRAARQAILVAFGVILVFAVFGQSLLSYMHISLPALQASGGLLLLLVAMELLTGKAEEPQPSGNAKVNVALVPLGTPLLAGPGAIVAVMVFVQQSDGTLADWLAIALGIVLVHITLWLAMRFAGVIHRLLGESGTTLVTRIAGLLLAAIAVQLVADAVVAFVEAA, via the coding sequence ATGAGCACCGTGCTCGACTGGCGCCTCCTGTCCGAGGTCTTCATCACCCTGTTCGTCATCATGGACCCGCCCGGGACCGTCCCGATCTTCCTCGGCCTGACCGGCGCGATGACCCGGCTGCAGCGCAACCGGGCCGCCCGGCAGGCGATCCTCGTCGCGTTCGGCGTCATCCTCGTGTTCGCGGTGTTCGGGCAGAGCCTGCTGTCCTACATGCACATCTCGCTGCCCGCGCTCCAGGCGTCCGGCGGCCTGCTGCTGCTCCTCGTCGCCATGGAGCTGCTGACCGGCAAGGCCGAGGAGCCGCAGCCGTCCGGCAACGCCAAGGTGAACGTCGCGCTGGTGCCGCTCGGGACCCCGCTGCTGGCCGGGCCCGGTGCGATCGTCGCCGTCATGGTGTTCGTGCAGCAGAGCGACGGGACGCTCGCCGACTGGCTGGCGATCGCGCTCGGCATCGTGCTGGTGCACATCACGCTGTGGCTCGCGATGCGGTTCGCCGGGGTGATCCACCGCCTGCTGGGGGAGTCCGGGACCACGCTGGTCACGCGGATCGCCGGTCTGCTGCTCGCGGCCATCGCCGTGCAGCTCGTCGCCGACGCGGTCGTGGCGTTCGTCGAGGCCGCCTGA